Genomic segment of Planctomycetaceae bacterium:
TCTTGTCCGCCAGCGACAGCAGGGCGAAGCCCAGGTCCAGTTCCATCGCCTCGACGGCCAGGAGACCTTTGAGCTCCTTCTCGTCGGCGGCGGGTTTGGAAACGGTGGAGATGCCCGAGGCGCCGGCGATGGGCAGCACCCGCCGGCGCGACAGCAGCAGCGCCAGACCCGCGCACCCGGCCCCCATCAGCAGCAGCGGCACCTTCGGCAGACGCGTCAGCATCAGCGCCGCCAGGAACCCTGCCGTCACCGCCAGGGCAATCGGGCGGGCGATCAACTGTCCGATCACCTGCTCGGCAAAGTTCGTGCGGTCCATGCTCCGCGAGACGATCAGCGCCGCCGCGACGCTGACCAGCAGCGCCGAGATCTGCGCGACCAGTCCGTCGCCAATGGTCAACCGCGTGAACAAATCCAGCGTCTGCTCCCATCCCCAGGAGTACTGGACCATGCCCACGTACAGCCCGCCGCCGATGTTGACCAGCACGATGACCACCGCCGCCACCGCGTCGCCGCGGACGAACTTGGACGCGCCGTCCATCGCGCCGTAGAAGTCGGCCTCGCGGGCGATCTTGCGCCGCCTCTGGTGGGCCTGGGCCTCGTCGATGGTGCCGGCGTTGACGTCGGCATCGATGGCCATCTGCTTTCCGGGCATGGCGTCGAGTACGAACCGGGCGGCCACTTCGCTGATGCGGGCGGCGCCCTTGGTGATCACCACGAACTGCACCACCGCGATAATCGCAAACAAAATCACGCCCACCGCCAGGCTGCCGCTGGTGACGAACTGGCTGAACGACCAGACCACGTGCCCGGCCGCCATGCGGGCGGTCTCGATATCCGCCCCGCCGGCCCCGGCGGTCAGGATCAGCCGCGTCGTGGCGATGTTGAGCACCAGTCGCAGCAGCGTGGCCCCCAGCAGCACCGACGGGAACACGCTGAACTCCAGCGGGCTATGCACGGAGATCGCCGTCATCAGGATGATCGCCGAGAGGGCGATGTTGGCCGAGAGCAGCACGTCCATCAGCAGCGGCGGCAGCGGCACCAGCAGCACCAGCACCATCATGGCGGCGCCGCCGGGCAGCAGCAGCCCGCGATATCGCGCCAGCACCCGCGCCGCGCCGTTCATGGTGTCGTTCAAGTCAGCCATTGCCGCCCTCCCTCACCCGTCGCAGCGACGCCCATCCGCGGCGCTTGCTCATTTCCTTGCGGCGGGCCAGGCGGATCTGTGGATCGCCTTCCATCTTCCGCATGTCGTCGAGGTACTCGCGCCGCGTCATCTTGAGATCCTGGCGGAATTGCCATCGCTGATAGAACAGGTCCACCACCGCCAGCGCCAGCAGCGCCGCCGAGGCGCGCATGGCGATCTTCAGGACCGTCGAGCCGCCCCACGAGGCAATCTCGTCGGTGCTGCCGCCCGGCGGCAGAGCACCCCCCGCGCCCGCCGAGAATAGCGCCGCCCCGGCCATCACGCCGGCGGCTGTGGTCTTGGCCAGACCCAATCCCAGGCGCACGATCGACCGGCGGCCGAATAGCCCGCGCAGACCTTTCATCACGCCCAGGCGCGACAGGTCGAGCTTGAGCGGTTCGCTCGTCATCAGCGGCCCGACCTGCCCCATCCCCGCCCCCACCGCCAGCAGCGCTGCGGCCACGCACAACGCCCCGCCCAACCACAGCACCTCGCCAAGGGCGGGTATCTCCATCGCCGCAGCCGCACTGGGGGCGCCGGCGCCCGCCGAGTGCAGGCACGCGGCGAACATCTCCTTCAGCGCGCCGGTGAGCGGGCCCGCCAGCGCCATCAGCAACATCAAGCTGCCAAAGACGACCACGGCGGAGGAAAGGTCCGCGCTGCGCGCAACCTGTCCGCGCCGCCGGGCCTCCTGCAGCCGCAGGGGCGTCGGCATCTCAGTCCGGGATGTCGTGTCGTCGCTCATTCAAATATCCTGGATGGTTGGATGAATGGATGGTTGATAGTTGCTGCATCCATTCATCCATTCATCCACTCATCCGTTCCTTCCTCACCCGCCGGCGGCGAGCTGCGCGGCTTTGGCGCCGAGCATGTCCGCGCCGCGTTCGATCATGGGCAGCATCAGCGCCAGCCCTCCGGCCAGGGCCACCAGGCCCACCAGCGCCTGGGCGGGCAGGCCGACGGTCAGGAGGTTCAGTTGGGGCATGGTGCGGCCGAGCACGGCCAGCACCGCGCCGATCACCAGCAGCGTCACCACGACCGGGGCGGCGATCTTGATGGCCATGACGAACGACGCCGCCAGGACCGAGAGGGCGATGGTCAGCATTCCCTGCCCGCTGCCGATAGCACCCGGCGCGACGGCGGTGAACGTGCCCATCACCCCGCTGAGCAGCCCGCGGTGTCCGCCGACGGCCAGGAACACCACCACGCCCAGCAGGTACATCAGGCGCGTCAGCGGGTCGCTGCCGCCCTCGCCGGCCTC
This window contains:
- a CDS encoding flagellar biosynthesis protein FlhA; this translates as MADLNDTMNGAARVLARYRGLLLPGGAAMMVLVLLVPLPPLLMDVLLSANIALSAIILMTAISVHSPLEFSVFPSVLLGATLLRLVLNIATTRLILTAGAGGADIETARMAAGHVVWSFSQFVTSGSLAVGVILFAIIAVVQFVVITKGAARISEVAARFVLDAMPGKQMAIDADVNAGTIDEAQAHQRRRKIAREADFYGAMDGASKFVRGDAVAAVVIVLVNIGGGLYVGMVQYSWGWEQTLDLFTRLTIGDGLVAQISALLVSVAAALIVSRSMDRTNFAEQVIGQLIARPIALAVTAGFLAALMLTRLPKVPLLLMGAGCAGLALLLSRRRVLPIAGASGISTVSKPAADEKELKGLLAVEAMELDLGFALLSLADKSRDGDLLDRLATLRRDVALELGLIVPAIRIRDDMRLRAHEYVVKIRGARVAGGMLYPGQFLAVAAGATSGQLLGRQTIEPAFGTAAVWIAPDQAAAAEALNYTVIEPVDVLMTHLGQMIRIHAASLLTRQQVAATVESLRGSAEALVKETLARLPLARIHKALQHLLGQGVSVRDLETILEALAERPVEEPIEEACDYIRRQLGPALSQQYCAADGALWCLCLDEKTEQAAAQELGRGGGVLSPALAETLAQAVSAGASRLRVGGHRPVVLCRPMLRKALAGAVATAVPAAVVLGYDEVSGVQVQPVTITEDNYEREEL
- a CDS encoding EscU/YscU/HrcU family type III secretion system export apparatus switch protein; translation: MSDDTTSRTEMPTPLRLQEARRRGQVARSADLSSAVVVFGSLMLLMALAGPLTGALKEMFAACLHSAGAGAPSAAAAMEIPALGEVLWLGGALCVAAALLAVGAGMGQVGPLMTSEPLKLDLSRLGVMKGLRGLFGRRSIVRLGLGLAKTTAAGVMAGAALFSAGAGGALPPGGSTDEIASWGGSTVLKIAMRASAALLALAVVDLFYQRWQFRQDLKMTRREYLDDMRKMEGDPQIRLARRKEMSKRRGWASLRRVREGGNG
- a CDS encoding flagellar biosynthetic protein FliR: MSQYTIWGWTLALLMARIGGLFVIAPVFSSSVLPARLRYLLCVALAVGAAAQIAAPLAMPASLGAGLVALAVEALIGSVIGLAARMLLAGVEVAAALIGQQMGLTLGQVYYPDAEAGEGGSDPLTRLMYLLGVVVFLAVGGHRGLLSGVMGTFTAVAPGAIGSGQGMLTIALSVLAASFVMAIKIAAPVVVTLLVIGAVLAVLGRTMPQLNLLTVGLPAQALVGLVALAGGLALMLPMIERGADMLGAKAAQLAAGG